DNA from Deltaproteobacteria bacterium:
CGCCGCGGCAATCCCGCATACCGTCCAGACAACCAGAACCATCACGGCCAGCAGCCGCGCCAACTTACTTCTCATCGCGATACCTCCCGGAGTATTGTTTCGGTTGAGTGGATATCAAGATGACCTATATGTCAAATAGACGTTAGCTATGAGCCACGGGTTCCCATAGACGGGTCCGTGGCGCACGGTTCAGGAACTGCACGAACGCCCGCGGCACCGGCGCCAGCGGGCGTTCGCGGTGGGTCACCTGGTAGAAGGGGCGCACCAGGTCCAGGCCCTTGACGCGCACCTCCTTGATCAGGCCCTGCTGGACTTCGCGCCTGATGGCGGCGCGGGAAAGGACGGAGAACCCGAACCCCTCCATGAGCGCCTCCTTGACCGCGGCGGTGCTGCCGAGCTCCATTCCCACCTTGAGGAACCGCTCTGGCTCCTCGCCGCGCCTGACCACGAGCTGCAGGAACGAGCGCAGGGTCCCGGACCCGCCCTCCCGGGAAATGAACGGCTCCTTGCCGAGGTCCTGGAGCGCCACCTGTTTCAGGCCCGCCCAGCGGTGGTTCGCGGGCACCGCCACGATCATCTCGTCCTGCCACGTCTTGCGATACCTGAGCCGCTCGTCGCGCGTACGGAAGCCCGTGAAGCCCAGCTCCAGCGTGCCGTCGAGGATCGCCGCCACGATGGCCGCCGAATCGCCGATGCGGAGCACCGGACGCACGTCCGGAAAGCGCGCCACGAAGCTTCCCAGCACGCCCGGCAGGATGTATTCCCCCGGGACGTTGCTGCCGCCCAGCCGCAACTCCCCTTCCACCTTCCCCTGGATGCGGTCCAGCGCCGCCAGCGCCTGGTTCTTGAGCTTCAGCACGGCGCCGGCCTGCTCGTACAGCATCCATCCCGTGGAAGTCAGGTCGAACCTGCCGCCGGAGCGCCTGAAGAGCTTGCAGCCCAGTTGCTGCTCGAGGGACTGGACGTGCGCGGTCACCGTGGGCTGCCTGAGGGAAAAATGCTCCGCCGCGAGTGAAAAGCTGCGCAGCTCCGCCACCCAGTAGAAGACCTCGAGCTTGCGCAGGTCCAGGTCTCTGGAAGTCTTGGCCATACTCTCTCTCCCCCGTGTCTCGCGCGCCCCGTCGGAGCCAGGCATATTCGAAAGTCGGAGCCCGTTGCCATGCACAACCAACCCGGTTAGTGTAGTCTCGCCATGAAGATATCGCCCCTCGCCGACTTCCACAAAGAGAACCGCGCACGCTTCGTCGAAAGAGAAGGCTGGACCCTGCCGGACCACTTCGGCGACCCCGCCGCGGAGTACGACGCCGTGCGCACGCACGCGGGCTGGCTGGACCTGGCGGACCGCGCGGTCCTCGAAGTGACCGGACCCGACAGCGTGGAGTGGCTCCAGGGGATGCTCTCCAATGACGTCCAGGACCTGAAACCCGGCACCGGCGTGCCCGCGGCCGTGCTGAACATCCAGGGGAAGATCCTGGCGGACGTGAGCGTGCTGCGCACGGAGAACGGGTTCCTGGTGATGCTGGACGAACCCTTGGCGTCGGGCGTGGTGGAGCACTTGAACCGCTACCTGATCGCGGACGAGGTGGAGATCGTCGATCTCTCCGCCTCGGCTTCGGTGGTATCCCTCCAGGGTCCGGAGGCCGCCACAGGCTTGGCGGGCGTTCTGGGCCTCGACGCGGCGCCGGCGGAAAAGCTGTCCCACGCGGAAGTGGCGCACGCAGGCGGACGCCTCCGCGTCATCCAGGCATCGCACACGGGCGAGCCCGGGTTCGACCTCATGGTGCCGAAGGACCATCTCCAGGGTTTGGCCGAGCTGCCCGCGGCCCGCGCCATTCCATGGATCGGCATTCGCGCCCGGGAGACGCTGCGCATCGAGGCCGGCATTCCCCGCTACGGCATCGACATGGACGCGGACACCCTCCTGCTCGAAACCTGCCTGGACGACGCCGTCAGCTTCACCAAGGGCTGCTACCTCGGGCAGGAAACCGTGGAGCGCATCCACTCCCGCGGCCACGTGAACCGCAAGCTCACGGGCCTCAAGGTAGAGGGCGCCGAAGCGCCGGCCGCCAGCGACTCCGTCGTCGACGGCGACCGCACCCTGGGCCGCGTCACCAGCGCCGTCGCCTCCCCCCGGTTCGGCTGCGTCATCGCCCTCGGCTACCTGCACCGCGACTACCTGGAACCGGGCACCTCCGTGGCCATCGAGCACGGCGGACAAGCCGTCCCCGCGACGGTGCAAGCCCTCCCCTTCTGAGCCGCCA
Protein-coding regions in this window:
- a CDS encoding selenium metabolism-associated LysR family transcriptional regulator, with product MAKTSRDLDLRKLEVFYWVAELRSFSLAAEHFSLRQPTVTAHVQSLEQQLGCKLFRRSGGRFDLTSTGWMLYEQAGAVLKLKNQALAALDRIQGKVEGELRLGGSNVPGEYILPGVLGSFVARFPDVRPVLRIGDSAAIVAAILDGTLELGFTGFRTRDERLRYRKTWQDEMIVAVPANHRWAGLKQVALQDLGKEPFISREGGSGTLRSFLQLVVRRGEEPERFLKVGMELGSTAAVKEALMEGFGFSVLSRAAIRREVQQGLIKEVRVKGLDLVRPFYQVTHRERPLAPVPRAFVQFLNRAPRTRLWEPVAHS
- a CDS encoding aminomethyltransferase family protein encodes the protein MKISPLADFHKENRARFVEREGWTLPDHFGDPAAEYDAVRTHAGWLDLADRAVLEVTGPDSVEWLQGMLSNDVQDLKPGTGVPAAVLNIQGKILADVSVLRTENGFLVMLDEPLASGVVEHLNRYLIADEVEIVDLSASASVVSLQGPEAATGLAGVLGLDAAPAEKLSHAEVAHAGGRLRVIQASHTGEPGFDLMVPKDHLQGLAELPAARAIPWIGIRARETLRIEAGIPRYGIDMDADTLLLETCLDDAVSFTKGCYLGQETVERIHSRGHVNRKLTGLKVEGAEAPAASDSVVDGDRTLGRVTSAVASPRFGCVIALGYLHRDYLEPGTSVAIEHGGQAVPATVQALPF